A portion of the Pseudorasbora parva isolate DD20220531a chromosome 1, ASM2467924v1, whole genome shotgun sequence genome contains these proteins:
- the LOC137081603 gene encoding C-type mannose receptor 2-like, which yields MTDMIELKTSVTGGGVQNVWIGLNRTSVNKWQWSSGDPELYLDWAIGQPEDRNEDCGMMSNGQFHDLTCSYTCQFICSNMSTGLVLVDQMKNWRSAQSYCRQNHIDLVSVRNQNESQQIQKFISDRNLSGSWVWIGLFRDSWQWSDQSNSSFRYWRSDQPDNSGGDENCVVIRPNPQGQWHDYSCNNQFPFVCHEVKLILIKENLTWPEALRYCRQHHVDLISVHSDEMQRRVMNVVKAASTAEVWLGLHNYCLMNMWLWLSGKNMYYQNWAPGHGTTPENCHLEKRKGAVQSGGDQRWVSLPETRKLNFICTNYE from the exons ATGACCGACATGATCGAGCTGAAGACGAGTGTGACTGGTGGAGGTGTTCAGAATGTCTGGATTGGGCTAAATAGGACGAGTGTTAATAAATGGCAGTGGTCTTCAGGTGATCCTGAGCTCTATCTGGACTGGGCTATTGGACAACCTGAAGACAGAAATGAGGATTGTGGAATGATGTCGAATGGGCAGTTTCATGATTTGACCTGCAGTTATACTTGTCAATTCATCTGCAGCAACA TGAGCACAGGACTCGTCTTAGTCGATCAGATGAAGAACTGGAGATCCGCTCAGAGTTACTGCAGACAGAATCACATTGATCTGGTCAGTGTGAGGAACCAGAATGAGAGTCAACAGATTCAGAAGTTCATCAGTGATCGTAACTTATCTGGATCATGGGTCTGGATCGGTCTGTTCAGAGACTCATGGCAGTGGTCAGATCAGAGCAACTCCTCATTCAGATACTGGAGGTCTGATCAACCTGATAATAGTGGAGGTGATGAAAACTGTGTAGTGATTAGACCGAATCCTCAGGGACAATGGCATGACTACTCTTGCAACAACCAATTTCCTTTTGTGTGTCATGAAG TTAAACTGATTCTGATCAAAGAGAACCTGACGTGGCCTGAAGCTCTGAGATATTGCAGACAGCACCATGTGGATCTGATCTCGGTTCATTCAGACGAGATGCAGCGTCGTGTGATGAATGTGGTTAAAGCGGCGTCTACTGCGGAGGTGTGGTTGGGTTTACACAACTACTGCCTCATGAACATGTGGCTCTGGCTGAGCGGAAAGAACATGTACTATCAGAACTGGGCTCCAGGGCACGGAACTACACCGGAAAACTGCCACCTCGAGAAGAGAAAAGGAGCAGTTCAGTCTGGAGGAGATCAGCGCTGGGTCAGCCTTCCTGAAACTCGCAAACTCAACTTCATCTGCACAAATTATGAGTGA